CGACGAGATCGTCGTCTCGCCCTCTGTACGCTGCCGAGCGACCTCGCCCACCACGATCGCCGAGCTGTCCGCGGCGAGCGCGTCGATGCTGTCGTAGAGCGTGTGGCGGCTCCCCGACGATCCGCCCGTGCACCCGGAGAGTGCGCATGCGGCCGCGAGCACGAGAGCCGCGGTCAGGGCTCGTGTGCGCATCCTGCTCCTCTGCTCGTCGCGTGGCGTGACGCACACACTATCGGGGCGTACGGTTGCGCTCATGGTCGAGGGCGTCTATCTCGCTTCCGCACATCGATTCGTGTTCGACGTGACGGGGCCGCCGGGGAGCGGCGAGCGCGTCGCGTCCACCCGCTTCTACGTGCTCTCCGCAGGCGGACGATTCCATCGCGGATGGGATCTCCCGTCGGTTCCCGGCGGCTCTGCGGACGGCTACGACTTCGCGGCGGCCGAGACCGAAGATCCGTACAACGCCGGCTTCTACGACGTGCAGGGCGACGTGGTGGTCTTCCGTCCGGTCGCGGGCATCGCCGAGCCGGGCGCGGTCGAGGGTGGTGCGCTCGTCGTCGAGGGGCTCCGATTCGAGCGCACGGCGGCGTGAGAGGGGTGCGGGGCACGGACCGCGCCTAGGCTGAGCGGATGCGCGAACTGTTCCGAGGAGCCGCCGCGCTCGGGCGCGGATTCGCGTACTGGCGGACACGACCGGGGCTCATGGCGCTCGGTCTCGTCCCCGCGGCAATCGTCGGCGCGCTGTTCCTCGCGGGACTGATCACTCTCGGCGCCCTCCTGCCGGCGCTCACCGAGACGATGACGCCCTTCGCCGACGGCTGGCCCACGGTCTGGGCCACGGTCGTCAGGGTGACGGTCGGCACCGCGGTCTTCGCCGCTGCGCTCGTGCTCGTCGCGGTGTCGTTCACGGCGCTCACGCTCGTGGTGGGCGATCCCTTCTACGAGCGCATCTGGCGAGCGGTGGAAGCCGACGCCGGCACGCCGGTCGCCGAGGCTCCCTACGGCTTCTGGCGGTCGGCGGCAGACGGCCTGTGGCTCATCGTGCGGGGCATCGGCATCGCCCTGGTCGCGACGCTGATCGCGCTGATCCCGGCGCTCGGAGGCATCCTCAGCACGGTCTTCGCGGTCACCTTCACCGGATGGCTGCTCGCCGACGAGCTGACCTCACGTGCCCTGATCGCGCGCGGCCTGTCATCGCAGGATCGTCGTACCCACCTGCGCAGGCACCGGGGCCGGATGCTGGGATTCGGCGTCGCGACGCAGCTGTGCTTCATGGTGCCGCTGGGCGCCGTCATCACGATGCCCGCCGCCGTCGCCGGCGCGACCCTCCTCGGTCGCGAGACCGCGCCTGCATCGCCGGTCTAGCCGACCTCGGCGTCGAGCAGGCGCGTGAGGCCGCGGAAGTCCCGCAGGAGAATCCGCCGCCAGGCGAATCCGGGCAGGAGCGCCGTGAGCGCGAGCCACCCTGCGATGTCGCCCTCGTAGGCCGCGTGCACCCGTGTGCCTCCACGCTCGGGCAGGCAGACGTACTCGACACGGGAGTTCCACGGCGCGCTCGAGTGCCAGACGACCCGCTCGACCGGCTCGATGCTCTCGAGCACGTCGGCGAACCGGATCCGGAACGGTCCGATCCGGTCGACCGCCCACCACCTGCTCCCCACCTCGGCGGGC
This window of the Microbacterium sp. SSM24 genome carries:
- a CDS encoding EI24 domain-containing protein; amino-acid sequence: MRELFRGAAALGRGFAYWRTRPGLMALGLVPAAIVGALFLAGLITLGALLPALTETMTPFADGWPTVWATVVRVTVGTAVFAAALVLVAVSFTALTLVVGDPFYERIWRAVEADAGTPVAEAPYGFWRSAADGLWLIVRGIGIALVATLIALIPALGGILSTVFAVTFTGWLLADELTSRALIARGLSSQDRRTHLRRHRGRMLGFGVATQLCFMVPLGAVITMPAAVAGATLLGRETAPASPV
- a CDS encoding SRPBCC family protein, yielding MTTVWKRVVLEAHLPHPPERVYPYLADPARWPDFAPAVAFRQRIGDAPAEVGSRWWAVDRIGPFRIRFADVLESIEPVERVVWHSSAPWNSRVEYVCLPERGGTRVHAAYEGDIAGWLALTALLPGFAWRRILLRDFRGLTRLLDAEVG